The Gillisia sp. Hel_I_86 genome has a segment encoding these proteins:
- the hutH gene encoding histidine ammonia-lyase, translated as MLQITTALDFKNFYEVLFEDSKITLDPSVIERMSLSFKFLEEFSKNKVIYGVNTGFGPMAQYKIKDKDRQKLQYNLIRSHASGMGKPMQPLYVKSLMLARLNTLALGKSGVHSSVVETMQKLINKDITPLIFEHGGVGASGDLVQLAHLALVLIGEGEVYYKGEKRKTAEVFSEENILPIKIEQREGLALMNGTSAMTGIGIVNVIYAKRLLNWSIFCSSAINEIVEAYDDHLSSELNGTKLHIGQQAVASKMREHLKDSSLTRDRNEHLYSGKNPENEYFEEKVQEYYSLRCVPQILGPVYDTIEHTQKILIEEVNSANDNPIIDVERKQVYHGGNFHGDYVSLEMDKLKLVVTKLTMLAERQLNYLLNDRLNNILPPFVNLGVLGLNFGMQGAQFSAVSTTAENQMLSNSMYVHSIPNNNDNQDIVSMGTNAATVTKTVIDNAFEVLSVELLTIVQALRHLEIKESLSTATREKFEILNKLVPKIKEDLPLYKIQEMIKEFIKTQDAY; from the coding sequence ATGCTTCAAATAACAACTGCTCTTGATTTTAAAAATTTTTATGAAGTACTTTTTGAAGATTCCAAAATAACTTTGGATCCTTCGGTAATCGAAAGAATGTCCTTAAGCTTTAAATTTTTAGAGGAATTTTCTAAAAACAAAGTGATTTATGGAGTAAATACGGGATTTGGGCCGATGGCTCAATACAAGATCAAGGACAAGGACAGACAAAAACTTCAATATAACCTTATAAGAAGTCATGCCTCAGGAATGGGAAAACCTATGCAGCCTTTGTATGTGAAATCTTTAATGCTTGCTAGGTTAAACACCTTGGCACTAGGCAAGTCTGGAGTGCATTCTTCTGTAGTAGAAACTATGCAAAAGCTTATAAATAAAGATATTACTCCTTTGATCTTTGAGCACGGTGGGGTAGGAGCTTCAGGAGATCTAGTGCAATTGGCACATTTGGCCTTGGTGCTTATTGGGGAAGGTGAAGTTTATTATAAGGGAGAAAAAAGAAAGACAGCAGAAGTTTTTTCAGAAGAAAATATACTACCAATTAAAATAGAGCAAAGGGAAGGCTTAGCCTTGATGAATGGAACTTCGGCTATGACGGGGATTGGTATCGTAAATGTTATTTATGCCAAAAGGTTACTTAATTGGTCTATTTTCTGTTCTTCCGCAATCAATGAAATTGTTGAGGCTTATGATGATCATTTATCTTCAGAATTAAATGGAACAAAGCTTCATATTGGGCAGCAGGCAGTAGCTTCAAAAATGAGGGAACATTTAAAAGATTCTTCTCTTACCCGTGATAGAAATGAGCATTTATACAGCGGAAAAAATCCTGAGAATGAATATTTTGAAGAAAAAGTTCAGGAATATTATAGTTTACGTTGTGTGCCACAAATTTTGGGTCCCGTTTACGATACGATTGAACATACACAAAAAATCTTGATCGAAGAGGTGAATTCGGCAAACGACAATCCTATAATAGATGTTGAAAGAAAACAGGTATATCACGGTGGAAATTTTCATGGAGATTATGTGTCCTTGGAAATGGATAAGCTTAAATTGGTAGTTACTAAATTAACCATGCTTGCAGAGCGCCAATTAAATTATCTTTTGAATGACCGACTGAATAATATTTTGCCACCCTTTGTGAATTTAGGCGTTCTAGGCCTTAACTTCGGAATGCAGGGCGCACAATTTAGTGCTGTTTCTACAACAGCTGAGAACCAGATGCTTTCCAACTCCATGTATGTGCACAGTATCCCCAACAATAACGATAATCAGGATATTGTAAGTATGGGAACCAACGCAGCCACAGTAACTAAAACAGTTATAGATAATGCTTTTGAGGTGTTAAGCGTCGAATTATTAACTATAGTACAAGCTTTGAGGCACCTTGAAATAAAAGAAAGCTTATCTACAGCAACTCGTGAAAAATTTGAAATTTTGAATAAATTAGTTCCAAAAATAAAAGAGGATTTGCCACTTTATAAAATTCAGGAAATGATCAAGGAGTTTATTAAAACCCAAG